From Calothrix sp. PCC 6303, a single genomic window includes:
- a CDS encoding glutathione S-transferase N-terminal domain-containing protein has product MKLYLNDTSPFARLILICALEYDIKGMELIWVNPWEMPENLLAINPFSTVPVLQLDNEDILYESSIIAMYLTSNSSFSTLRDYQRFALGKMLIETAFRHVSLVRYSAENSTPHPFIARTEQILQQVLKGLLEDDLPTFSANVVPDVASLQLAVALDYLTFRLPNLVQAYLHTKVSEQLSAFQVRQSFVSTTLKNK; this is encoded by the coding sequence ATGAAGCTTTATCTTAATGATACTTCTCCATTTGCACGCTTGATTTTGATTTGTGCGCTGGAATATGACATCAAAGGAATGGAATTAATTTGGGTTAATCCTTGGGAAATGCCAGAAAACTTATTGGCAATAAATCCATTTTCAACTGTTCCAGTTTTACAATTAGATAATGAAGATATTTTATATGAAAGCAGTATTATTGCTATGTACTTAACATCTAATTCATCATTTTCTACGTTGCGAGATTATCAGCGGTTCGCTTTGGGAAAAATGCTAATAGAAACTGCATTTCGCCATGTTAGTTTAGTACGATATTCAGCAGAAAATTCTACTCCTCATCCTTTTATTGCCAGAACAGAGCAAATTCTCCAACAAGTATTAAAGGGGCTTTTAGAGGATGATTTACCTACTTTTAGTGCCAATGTCGTACCTGATGTAGCCAGCTTGCAATTAGCTGTGGCTTTAGATTATCTGACTTTCCGTCTTCCCAATTTAGTACAAGCTTATCTGCACACTAAAGTTAGCGAACAACTCAGTGCTTTCCAAGTACGTCAGAGTTTTGTATCAACTACATTGAAAAACAAGTAA